A region of Nostoc sp. 'Peltigera membranacea cyanobiont' N6 DNA encodes the following proteins:
- the dpdF gene encoding protein DpdF, with product MIDSFSELREILKTGKIPEDISHVSEACHRRLLDALRNSPGSADIVSLVRHVLRREDEKQGGSSATTLLVPRKSPFPNRSIWESASITVLREDKEHYLISARPWQPEWLDLADQYPPDAPLFKEENRRNYEPVAGDPFLQLVELDAYRSIGQREAIRAVLTAPDNSTLVINLPTGAGKSLCAQLPALLNSRNNNGVSVVVVPTTALAIDQQRALKPFVHHATAYYSDDSVEGKERREGIRDRIRAGTQRIIFTSPESLMDSLASALYEAAKLGILRYFIIDEAHMVEQWGDDFRPAFQEIPGLRRDLLRLNSFTTLLLTATLTESCLDTLETLFGQDLQVISAVQLRPEPAYWFKKCETEELRKERLLEAVYHLPRPLIIYGTKVKDVEDWKRELTRAGFKRCDLMTGKSTPQQREQLIETWREGKIDIVVATSAFGLGIDQSGVRAVIHVCIPETIDRFYQEVGRGGRDGKACMSLTLYTTEDFGIARGLNEKSTITIERGLQRWQSMFAKKEPLKDGKYRVPINNPPSLLETDIDMRSDQNRAWNIRTLTLMNRANLIEIDSEEPPQKKNSESESEEAYQAAWDLYRNSRSIRIRNQLHLEKFTWESEVEPVRQERQNWSYKNLQLMKEALKAKRCISEIFEEAYSIPSRHTPETRSPVRAYRACGGCPVCRENGVKPFPGIMPGIMPEPSSVWQKPKFFVGEELQRLLLGDNLMLIFYEYLEDKSRKRRINKVLKWFVEQGMINIIIPCELQETLIKEVNRIPNAFIFLWETYQPRKMPHIPTLIFHPEAEQLPYNYLSKNSMFKAPRVILLPKDTPDPSRTDRRLIDIFSGRQFKFDSFSTEIGV from the coding sequence ATGATTGACTCATTCTCAGAACTTCGGGAAATTCTCAAAACAGGTAAAATTCCTGAAGATATTAGCCATGTTTCAGAAGCCTGTCATCGGCGCTTGTTGGATGCACTGCGAAACTCGCCTGGGTCTGCGGATATTGTTAGTCTAGTGCGTCATGTGTTGCGACGGGAAGATGAAAAACAAGGTGGAAGTTCTGCAACGACTCTTTTAGTACCCCGCAAATCGCCTTTTCCTAATCGCAGTATTTGGGAGTCGGCTAGCATAACCGTGCTGCGCGAAGATAAAGAACACTATCTCATTAGCGCCCGTCCTTGGCAACCAGAATGGCTTGACCTGGCTGACCAATATCCGCCAGATGCACCTTTATTTAAAGAAGAAAACCGGCGGAATTATGAACCAGTTGCGGGCGACCCGTTTTTGCAACTCGTAGAGCTAGACGCTTATCGTAGTATTGGACAGCGTGAAGCAATTCGCGCTGTTTTGACTGCTCCTGATAATTCAACTTTAGTAATTAACTTACCTACGGGTGCTGGAAAAAGCCTTTGCGCTCAATTACCTGCATTGCTGAACTCCAGAAATAATAATGGTGTCAGCGTGGTAGTTGTTCCGACTACAGCATTGGCTATTGACCAACAACGGGCATTAAAACCTTTTGTACACCATGCCACAGCTTATTATAGCGATGATTCTGTCGAGGGTAAAGAAAGAAGAGAAGGGATACGCGATCGCATTCGCGCCGGAACCCAAAGGATAATTTTTACCTCTCCTGAAAGTTTAATGGATTCTCTGGCATCTGCTCTGTATGAAGCAGCCAAACTAGGGATATTACGGTATTTTATTATCGATGAAGCGCACATGGTAGAGCAATGGGGTGATGATTTTCGTCCCGCCTTTCAAGAAATTCCTGGTTTGCGAAGAGATTTATTGCGTCTTAATTCTTTCACAACTTTATTGCTAACAGCAACTTTAACAGAATCTTGTTTAGATACCCTGGAAACATTATTTGGTCAAGATTTACAAGTTATATCTGCTGTACAGTTGCGACCAGAGCCTGCTTATTGGTTTAAGAAATGTGAGACTGAAGAACTTAGAAAAGAAAGGCTACTTGAGGCAGTCTATCATCTTCCCCGTCCGTTAATTATTTACGGAACTAAAGTTAAAGATGTAGAGGATTGGAAACGAGAATTAACCCGCGCTGGATTTAAAAGATGTGACCTGATGACAGGTAAATCTACTCCTCAGCAACGGGAGCAACTAATTGAAACATGGCGAGAAGGAAAGATTGATATAGTTGTTGCTACTTCTGCCTTTGGATTAGGTATTGACCAATCAGGTGTCAGAGCAGTAATTCATGTTTGTATTCCCGAAACCATTGACCGTTTCTATCAAGAAGTTGGACGGGGAGGAAGGGATGGAAAAGCATGTATGTCGCTAACATTATATACAACTGAGGACTTCGGAATTGCTCGTGGTTTAAACGAAAAATCGACAATTACTATCGAGAGAGGATTGCAGCGTTGGCAAAGTATGTTTGCGAAAAAAGAACCCCTAAAAGACGGTAAATATCGCGTGCCTATTAATAATCCTCCCTCTTTACTAGAAACAGATATTGATATGCGAAGTGACCAAAACAGGGCTTGGAATATCCGCACTTTAACGTTGATGAACCGAGCAAATCTAATTGAAATCGACTCAGAAGAACCTCCCCAGAAAAAAAACTCTGAATCAGAATCTGAAGAAGCTTATCAAGCAGCTTGGGATTTATACCGAAATTCTCGTAGTATTCGTATCCGCAATCAGCTTCACTTAGAAAAATTCACTTGGGAATCTGAAGTTGAACCAGTGCGCCAGGAACGCCAAAACTGGAGTTATAAAAATCTGCAACTAATGAAAGAGGCTTTAAAAGCTAAACGTTGTATTTCAGAAATATTTGAGGAAGCTTATAGTATTCCCTCACGTCACACTCCAGAAACCAGAAGTCCAGTGAGAGCCTATCGCGCTTGTGGGGGTTGTCCTGTTTGTAGAGAAAATGGGGTGAAACCGTTTCCAGGAATTATGCCTGGAATTATGCCTGAACCAAGCTCCGTTTGGCAAAAACCAAAATTTTTTGTCGGTGAAGAACTGCAACGCTTGTTGTTGGGCGATAATTTAATGCTTATTTTTTATGAATATTTAGAAGATAAAAGTAGGAAGCGCCGCATAAATAAAGTGTTGAAATGGTTTGTAGAACAAGGGATGATAAATATTATTATCCCTTGTGAGTTACAGGAAACATTGATTAAGGAAGTAAACAGAATTCCAAACGCTTTCATATTTTTATGGGAAACCTATCAGCCAAGAAAAATGCCACATATTCCTACTCTTATTTTCCATCCTGAAGCAGAACAATTACCTTACAATTATTTATCAAAAAATAGTATGTTTAAGGCTCCGCGCGTTATTTTACTACCTAAAGATACACCAGATCCCAGTCGAACTGACCGACGACTGATTGATATTTTTTCAGGACGGCAGTTTAAATTTGACTCCTTTTCTACGGAGATTGGTGTATGA
- the dpdG gene encoding protein DpdG, which translates to MSVLKEPLATPSRVRGIFRYLLQKKGQKEKREVLEKILSPDELVKDAPSGRPMFRKTINQIKNRIVNGVHNIGLLIEEEDEIAINPSLTEDSINPQIGDQLLPNTLATLFFASGNTDEEDFGLVCAWYLAQNIYDAPGNWEAIQNQVSEQQVGELLRMTNSTLYGQMDDWMCYMGLAWGHALGGKRVTVPDPTLYIKRNLKNLFNDQVGAKLLIREFIDRLAKKCPLFETGKFREIIEINIGGRQLNYLSTSTAFALFRLRDEGYIQLKRESDADLMILPKANNQVDDDGRISHITWQGENS; encoded by the coding sequence ATGAGTGTACTCAAAGAACCTCTCGCTACACCCAGTAGAGTTAGAGGCATTTTTAGATACTTATTACAAAAAAAAGGACAAAAGGAGAAAAGAGAAGTTTTAGAAAAAATTCTTTCTCCTGATGAACTTGTGAAAGACGCGCCTTCTGGTCGCCCTATGTTCCGTAAAACAATCAATCAAATAAAAAATAGAATCGTCAATGGAGTTCACAATATAGGTCTTTTGATTGAAGAGGAAGATGAAATAGCGATAAATCCAAGTCTTACCGAGGATTCTATAAATCCTCAAATTGGTGACCAATTATTACCTAATACACTAGCTACCCTATTTTTTGCCTCTGGTAATACAGATGAGGAAGACTTTGGTCTTGTTTGTGCTTGGTACTTGGCACAAAATATTTATGATGCTCCTGGAAATTGGGAAGCGATTCAAAATCAGGTCAGTGAACAACAAGTTGGTGAGTTACTAAGAATGACGAATAGCACTCTTTACGGTCAAATGGATGACTGGATGTGCTACATGGGTTTAGCTTGGGGCCATGCTTTGGGAGGAAAAAGAGTAACTGTTCCTGACCCTACGCTTTATATAAAACGAAATTTGAAGAATTTATTCAATGATCAGGTTGGTGCAAAACTTCTCATTCGAGAATTTATTGATAGATTAGCAAAAAAATGCCCTCTATTTGAAACAGGTAAGTTTCGAGAAATAATTGAAATAAATATTGGTGGCCGTCAACTTAATTATTTATCTACTAGCACTGCGTTTGCTTTGTTTCGCTTACGAGATGAAGGTTATATCCAGCTTAAAAGAGAATCTGATGCTGACCTAATGATTCTACCAAAAGCGAATAACCAAGTCGATGATGATGGGCGAATTTCTCATATTACTTGGCAAGGAGAGAACTCATGA
- the dpdH gene encoding protein DpdH, protein MTFEKFVCWNLERVRRVMDVEATQPPNHLFLATHHPIAMYRQELIKASSQIEYDEQKFLKDFLAEKDFAFVPVLGGSGTGKSHLIRWLAANIKSTEKRKVLLIPKIGTNLKDIVSLILEGMEGERFDEYRERVKRATNTLTETQARVQLLNQLAAAVGDDGKRDRTQLTDEHNYLIDELDSLLYDPFFREHYWLRDNGIIHRLVIHILGRRDTVEIVEERREFSIDDLPNNLLYLEKAGERSRSFYTELWSSDEIKKITVDWLNQHLNEAITQVLNLGREDLRRLMCEVREILAEQNVELVLLIEDFAKLQGIDLEVLEAVLARPQQLGSKPMCAIRTALACTTGYFESLIDTVKQRLTFSVNLDVGTVGDQSLITQDDIQDFVARYLNTVRLEDKVILDWATSNNHEDNFQNEPLVSACSDCEHREACHAGFENVNGIGLYPFTPKALEQMQHRVNTGNFNPRILIKDVLKYTLENGLDNIKKGLFPSVSLREHFGKMRLSAMLQADIKAKDPQNFDRREILIDLWTDSNELCDLPIQIHTALNLPPLGVKIKQTEIKRVIPQSQISHVLPRVTEAVKSYQTTREETEDVQKEILPNKLAEQIKLLDNWNNQEILHQDLGKPLREFIYPAIIERINWDSEILLQGSFARSSKSREDVDKGNKIFKQRNIVFYSPRVTRETIAGVKLSLPLNPDDVDEFRTTAIAFQGILLYSHYKNWKFENGDRYFRTYTRQLEKWSQYVLEQIRLYPREFGEAWNPVPAAVELLAITSTMAGHPTNSLEDVINALFLDVENNNDENRALSWKQLFKSLKKYRKDLLEIVQSRIACTKGSSTQFQIIDAIQIIEPLEKVRKTWQPQCEIPEDIRDNKLFQDIYKARQQVDELLEKAIEEEYERQLDIYQRLISELGENIKTKDVIDALKAAMEAAQDAAVFRGQKDFDGMTNVLNKFMPRAIKTYRDTMKRVQTEKENPESNIGKLLQYLSEDYQNVITTSSEFIDNTNDFLHTSILEVKSRIVELEQSGGTTRESSHKEIRDGLANLRILMNEIKGDTK, encoded by the coding sequence ATGACTTTTGAAAAGTTTGTTTGCTGGAATTTGGAAAGAGTTCGCCGGGTTATGGATGTGGAAGCAACCCAACCCCCAAATCATCTGTTTTTGGCGACTCACCATCCCATCGCCATGTATCGCCAAGAACTTATAAAGGCATCATCGCAGATTGAATACGATGAGCAGAAATTCCTCAAGGATTTTCTCGCAGAAAAAGATTTTGCTTTCGTGCCAGTTTTAGGCGGTTCTGGTACAGGTAAATCGCACCTAATACGTTGGTTGGCGGCTAATATAAAATCGACGGAGAAACGCAAGGTATTATTGATTCCTAAAATCGGTACAAATCTGAAAGATATTGTCAGTCTTATCCTCGAAGGTATGGAGGGAGAAAGATTTGATGAATACCGGGAAAGAGTAAAACGAGCAACTAATACCTTAACTGAAACTCAGGCGCGGGTACAACTTCTCAATCAACTGGCAGCAGCAGTAGGTGATGATGGGAAACGTGATAGAACGCAACTAACTGATGAGCATAATTACCTCATTGATGAGCTTGATTCTCTTCTATATGACCCATTTTTTCGGGAACATTATTGGCTTCGAGATAATGGTATTATTCATCGCTTAGTCATCCATATTTTGGGACGTAGAGATACGGTAGAGATTGTCGAAGAAAGGCGAGAATTTTCTATTGATGACTTGCCTAATAACCTTTTATATTTGGAAAAAGCTGGAGAAAGGTCTCGAAGTTTTTATACTGAGCTTTGGAGTAGCGATGAAATCAAGAAAATAACCGTAGACTGGTTGAACCAGCACCTAAATGAAGCCATTACCCAAGTGTTGAATTTGGGTCGGGAAGACCTGCGAAGATTAATGTGCGAAGTTCGGGAGATATTGGCAGAACAAAATGTCGAATTAGTTCTGTTAATTGAAGACTTTGCGAAGTTACAAGGTATAGACCTAGAAGTATTAGAAGCAGTTTTGGCACGACCTCAACAATTAGGAAGTAAACCAATGTGTGCCATCCGCACGGCCTTGGCTTGTACTACAGGTTATTTTGAGAGTTTAATTGATACAGTAAAACAGCGTCTTACCTTCAGTGTTAATCTTGATGTTGGCACAGTTGGGGATCAATCTTTAATTACCCAAGATGATATTCAAGACTTTGTTGCTAGATATCTGAATACAGTTCGTTTAGAAGATAAAGTTATTCTTGATTGGGCAACTTCTAACAATCACGAAGATAATTTTCAAAATGAACCTCTTGTAAGTGCTTGTAGCGATTGCGAACACCGCGAAGCTTGTCACGCTGGTTTTGAAAATGTGAATGGAATAGGTTTATATCCTTTTACACCCAAAGCTTTAGAGCAAATGCAGCATAGAGTTAACACTGGTAATTTTAATCCGCGAATTTTGATTAAAGATGTGTTGAAGTACACTCTTGAAAATGGATTAGATAATATTAAAAAAGGGCTTTTTCCTTCTGTAAGCCTGCGAGAGCATTTCGGTAAAATGCGGCTGAGTGCGATGTTACAGGCAGACATAAAAGCTAAAGATCCCCAAAACTTTGACCGTCGTGAAATACTAATAGATTTATGGACTGACAGCAATGAGCTTTGTGATTTACCCATACAAATTCACACAGCTTTAAATCTACCTCCGCTTGGAGTCAAAATTAAGCAGACTGAAATTAAGCGTGTTATACCACAATCTCAAATTAGTCATGTACTACCACGAGTCACAGAAGCTGTAAAAAGCTATCAAACGACACGTGAAGAAACAGAAGATGTTCAGAAAGAAATTCTTCCAAATAAACTAGCAGAACAAATAAAGCTTTTAGATAATTGGAACAATCAAGAAATTTTACATCAAGACTTAGGAAAACCACTACGCGAATTTATTTATCCTGCAATTATTGAAAGAATTAATTGGGATTCAGAGATTTTGCTTCAAGGAAGTTTTGCCAGATCCTCCAAGTCACGGGAGGATGTTGATAAAGGTAATAAAATTTTTAAACAAAGAAATATAGTCTTTTATAGTCCAAGGGTTACAAGAGAAACAATTGCTGGAGTGAAGTTATCACTTCCGCTTAATCCTGATGATGTGGACGAGTTTCGTACAACTGCGATCGCCTTTCAAGGTATCCTACTATATAGCCATTATAAAAACTGGAAGTTTGAAAATGGCGATCGCTATTTCCGTACCTACACTCGACAATTAGAAAAATGGAGCCAGTACGTCTTAGAGCAAATTCGCCTTTACCCTCGTGAGTTTGGAGAAGCTTGGAACCCAGTACCAGCAGCAGTAGAATTACTGGCGATAACCTCCACGATGGCGGGACATCCTACAAATTCCTTGGAAGACGTGATTAATGCTTTGTTTTTAGACGTAGAAAATAATAACGATGAAAATCGTGCTTTAAGTTGGAAACAATTATTTAAATCACTCAAAAAATATCGTAAAGACTTATTAGAAATTGTTCAAAGTCGAATTGCTTGTACCAAAGGAAGCTCAACCCAATTTCAAATTATTGATGCAATCCAAATTATCGAACCTCTAGAGAAGGTTAGAAAAACTTGGCAGCCTCAATGTGAAATTCCCGAAGATATCCGCGATAATAAACTTTTCCAGGATATCTACAAAGCACGCCAGCAAGTAGATGAACTCCTAGAGAAAGCTATCGAAGAAGAGTACGAACGACAGTTAGATATCTATCAGCGTCTAATATCCGAATTGGGAGAAAACATTAAGACAAAGGATGTTATTGACGCTCTCAAAGCTGCAATGGAAGCTGCACAAGATGCAGCTGTATTTCGTGGACAAAAAGACTTTGATGGTATGACAAATGTGTTAAATAAATTCATGCCAAGAGCAATTAAAACTTATAGAGACACAATGAAGCGTGTACAAACGGAGAAAGAAAATCCAGAAAGTAACATCGGTAAATTACTTCAGTACTTGAGTGAAGATTATCAAAATGTCATTACTACTTCTTCAGAATTCATTGACAACACTAATGATTTTTTGCATACTTCGATTCTTGAAGTAAAAAGTCGTATTGTGGAGTTAGAACAATCTGGTGGTACAACGAGAGAATCTAGTCATAAAGAAATTCGTGATGGTTTAGCTAATTTACGGATTCTAATGAATGAAATTAAAGGAGATACAAAATGA